From Scytonema millei VB511283:
GAATAGCGCATTGCCTCGTAGATTTTTTCTGGATAAGTGACGGTAATCGAACTCTCCAGCGCCGCTTCAACTTCTACTTGGCGTTGTTTCAAGTAAGCTGAGAGGTCAAATGGGGCTTCATTATGAGGCATCTGAAGGTTATCCGCTGTTACCATGCCTTGTTTCCTTTAGCTGCTGTCGTCTCCGTAACAATTTTACGAGAAATTGGCAGTTGTCAGTTGACAGTTATCAGTTGACAGTTATCAGTAGGAGTCAGGAGTCAGGAGTCAGAAGAAAAGAAAGTCGTTTTGACTTTTGACTTTTAACTTTTGACTTTTTTGTCTCCATTACCCATTAACCTTTTGAGAATAGCTCCAAACTGTATTGTGCAGTAGCATGGCGACTGTCATAGGACCAACACCACCTGGGACTGGGGTTAGTAATTCGGCGACGGCTTGCACCGATTCAAAGTCTACGTCTCCAACAAGGCGGCTGTTACCTTCGTAGTCGATAATGCGGTTAATTCCCACGTCTATGACCACAGCATCGGGTTTGACCATTTGAGCAGTAATCATGTTAGGACGACCCACAGCAGCAATGAGGATATCTGCTGTTTGAGTGATGGCTGCAAGGTTGTGCGACCGCGAGTGGGCGATCGTGACTGTTGCATCAGCTTCTAGTAACATCAAGGCTAGAGGCTTTCCAACTAAAATACTCCGTCCCACGACTACAGCTTGCTTGCCCTGCAAAGAAATTTGATATTCCTGTAGCATTCGCATCACTCCTGCTGGGGTGCAACTGCGTAAACCCGATTCTCCCCTGACTAACCGTCCCATATTCACTGGATGTAAGCCATCTGCATCTTTGTTTGGGTCTATTTGATTCAGTAAAGCGACAGAATCTAAATGGTTGGGTAATGGTAGTTGAACGAGAATCCCATCGACTCTTTCATCTTGGTTTAAATCTTGAATCGCCTGTGCAACTTCTGCTTGGGTCGCATCGGCAGGAAAATTCTTCCCAAAAGAAGCAATTCCTACTTTAGTACAAGCCCGCTCTTTATTGCGCACGTAGGCAGCACTAGCAGGATTATCCCCCACCATAAGTACTGCTAGTCCTGGGGTTCTTCCGATTTGCGGTTGTAGCGCCTGAATCTGTGTTGTTAACTCCGTCTGAATTTTTTGAGCTAAAGCTTTGCCATCTAGTATCTTCGCTGTTTTTACGTTCATCGCCGTTAGGGGAACTTTTTTAAAATGGTTTTGTCAAAAGGCAGTTATAACTGTTTTTGACTTATATAGTTTAAGCAATCAGTTATCAGTTGACAGTTATCAGTTATCAGTGGCTAGTGGCTAGTGACTAGAATTGTTCCCTTCTCCCCCTTGTCCTCCTTGTCCTCCTTGTCTTCCTTGTCTCCCTTGTCTTTCTCCAGCCACTAGCCACAAGTCACTAGTCACTTTATTGTTTCCCTTGTCCCTTTTTATGAATTTCTTTCGCATTGCAATTTACTCATTACTCGTCGTGGGGCTACTTGGTTGTGGTAGATTACCCCAGTATGCAATGAATGGTATTGGCTTGATGGGTGCGACTGCTTTTAAGGTTGGCGAACTCAAGCCAGAAACAGGTAATGGAACTACCGTTCACCTCCAAGGTAAAGTCGTACAACAAGTACCTTTGGCAGGTTGGCGGATGTATCAACTGCAAGACTCCACAGGGAAAATTTGGGTGCTGACCAAAAGAACGAATGTGCGGCTGCAAACACCTGTCTCCATTGAAGGTAAGGTATATTTTCAGAGTATCCCGATCGCGGGACAAGATTTTGGGGAAATCTATGTAGAGGAACAGCAGGTACAAACTCCCACTCGTTAGGTTAATTCTTACAAAATTATGACTCATCAACCCGTTCGCGTGGCGATCGCTATCCTCTACCGCGACGATAAATTTCTCTTTCAACTGCGCGACGACATCCCCAATATTGTCTATCCCGCACACTGGGGGTTTTTTGGCGGACATATCGACCCAGGCGAAACGCCACATGAGGCTGTAATTCGAGAATTACAGGAAGAAATTACTTATTTTCCCCCTTCTATATCTGAAGTCGGCTGTTACTCCGATCCTAAAGTAGAGCGTCATGTTTTCCACGCGCCACTCACAGTAGATTTAGACCAACTCGTAT
This genomic window contains:
- the folD gene encoding bifunctional methylenetetrahydrofolate dehydrogenase/methenyltetrahydrofolate cyclohydrolase FolD → MNVKTAKILDGKALAQKIQTELTTQIQALQPQIGRTPGLAVLMVGDNPASAAYVRNKERACTKVGIASFGKNFPADATQAEVAQAIQDLNQDERVDGILVQLPLPNHLDSVALLNQIDPNKDADGLHPVNMGRLVRGESGLRSCTPAGVMRMLQEYQISLQGKQAVVVGRSILVGKPLALMLLEADATVTIAHSRSHNLAAITQTADILIAAVGRPNMITAQMVKPDAVVIDVGINRIIDYEGNSRLVGDVDFESVQAVAELLTPVPGGVGPMTVAMLLHNTVWSYSQKVNG
- a CDS encoding NUDIX hydrolase; protein product: MTHQPVRVAIAILYRDDKFLFQLRDDIPNIVYPAHWGFFGGHIDPGETPHEAVIRELQEEITYFPPSISEVGCYSDPKVERHVFHAPLTVDLDQLVLKEGWDMALLTPEQIQHGSCYSAKADRILPLVPAARQIILDFLEVGTLAK